The genomic stretch AAAAATCTAAAGAAGTAACGATCTGTCCTGCATGCAATACTTGAGGAAGACCTGCCCATTTCAGTTCTACTCCCTTATTCGGGACAGATCTTTCTCCATTCATATAAGTAATCCTGAAGTCTTCCGCTTTGGTTTCGGGAAGTTTCACGATTTCTTTGGAAAGACTTTCTTGTAGATCTTCCGGATCCAATTCGGAGTTTAGAGGAAGGATTAGTGTTTCTTTTCCGGATACTGGGATCTCCGGTAAGATCTGTCTTAGATCATCAGGTCTGAGAAGAATAGGTTCCTTAACATTCTTTAATATTACCCTATCCTTGATTCCTTCAGGAAGCTTTGCTATCTCTGAGAGAAGAACTTCTTCTTTTAGGGTCAGTAATTTTCCGCGCAAATACACTGCGTCCATCGCATCCAAACGACCTAAGCGGAGATCAATAATCCCCGCCAAGATGCAGATCAAAATGGAAAGACGCAGGCTCATTCTAATTAACGTTTAAGACCGATCGCTGTGGATAACATGTTGTCGGAAGTTTGGATCGCTTTGGAGTTTGATTCATAAGCTCTCTGAGCAACGATCATGTTCACCATTTCTTCTACGATCTTCACGTTGGACATCTCCAAGAATCCTTGGAGAACATTACCGAATCCTTCCATACCAGGAGTCCCAGGAATCTCAGGTCCGGATGCTACTGTCTCTTGGAATAAGTTCTTACCGATCGCTTGCAAACCTGCAGGGTTTACGAATCTGTAAAGTTCAACCTGACCGATCACTGTAGGACGAATGTCGGCACCGATCTTTACAGTAACCTCTCCTTGCTCGGAGATCATAAGAGTATTCAGGATCGCTCCCTCCGGAAGAATAAGCGGAGGCTCGAGCAAATAACCGTTGGAGGTCACTACTTGCTGGTTAGAATCTATTTTATAAGAACCGTCTCTAGTGTATGCGAAACTTCCGTCAGGCATTTGGATCTTGAAGAATCCCATCTCACTTGTGATCGCAAGGTCCAATTTATTGCCGGTAGCTTGAAAGGAACCAATCTCGAATAATTTCTGAGAAGCAGCCGCCCTTACCCCGTGACCCACATTCACACCGGTCGGGATCTCACTCACGGAAGTTGCAGGAGTTCCTGCCAAAACCATGTGCTGATACACTAGATCTTCAAAATCGGCTCGGTTCTTTTTGAATCCGGTAGTGTTAACGTTTGCCAGGTTGTTGGAAATCGTATCTATATGAAATTGCTGTGCAACCATTCCAGTCGCAGCGGTCCAAAGAGAACGCATCATTTGAGTTGTACCTCTGGTTACCTATCGGACGATTCCAAAATTTCCCCAGGGGTTTTGGCGTTTTTCCGGGGAATTTTAGGAACATTCGATCCCTTTTGTGGGAACTCCTCCCTACTTTAGGTTCCGGAATACGACACAACGGTTGGAATTCGTCCCCTTCTCATTGTTCGAGACATTCCAGCAATTTGCAAGCTTCGTGAATTTCTGGTCGTTGATATAGGTATTTTCCCAAACAAGGCCTGTGTTTTCGGCGCATCGGATCACATACTCGTCCAGATTGAAGACGGTCTTTCCCTTTCTGACTTCGCCAACTTCCATTACGACCACGCCTCCTGGCTTAACTACTCTGGAAAGTTCAGACAGTGTGCCTTGGATGAATTCGCACCAACCGGCCAAGGTTGCGAAGATACTGGGCTTTTGATCCTTCTCCAATTGAATATCCAAGAACCAGTAGCGAAGCCAGTTGTCCTCTTCATAGTTGACCTTGTCCAGAAATGGAGGACTCGTCACAACCAGGTCCACCGCATTTTCAGACAGATCCAACAGATCTAAAGAGGAATTATTGGTATAAATATTTCGAGAAGAATACTCGTGATAGAAAGGAGGTAGGATCTCCTTCAAATCTCTTTTCATTTTCTGAAAGATCCTGGGCTGGATCTCTCTATAATCAGGGACCATTCCTTTCTTTTCATTATTCTTCTTTTGGGCCAAAGGAGGAATAGAAATCTGAGGAAAGCTGTACACGGAAAAGAATCCGTTGCTATGTCCATGCAAACGAGAGAGCGCAGTCAAACCAAGATAACGCAACTCGGGAGAATCCTCGTTAGCCAAGATCTTTTTGAAATTCTTGATCTCTCTTAAGGTATCCTTATGATAAAAATGCAGAAGATCTGAGTCTTCTTTTTCTTCCGGTAATTTCTTCTTCAGATCTAAAGAGAAAAGTGTCTTTTCCAATTTTTCGAGAGAAGGCACATACTGTCTTGCTCTTGCCAAAAACAAGGACATAGGACTAATATCATTGTGGATCGCGGTGTGGCCTTCTAGGTTTGCTTGAACAGAAGTGGTTCCTCTTCCGCCGAACGGATCGAAGACGACCCCCCTTTTATTCCCCAAATATTTTCCCATGAAGAAGGAAGGTAATTCGGGTTTGAAGGAAGCTCTGTAGCTTACTACGTAATGGATCGGATGTGCCTGTCTTTGCTTAGAAGTCCAAAATTCTCCGGTGAGTATCTTTCTCTCTTTTTTACGAACTGCTCCGTTCATCCGTCCCGCCTTTCTTTTCTAAATTTTCGGAAGGATTACGAAAATTCCCCTCTGGCTTTTTACGATCTTGTCTGGGACATAAAAAACGAATGTGGGAAGTCCTACGGAAATACTTGTCCGGAAGAAGAACCGAGAAATGTTAGCATTATCATCTCTGTTTCGAGATGACAGAAAAAGAGAGAGAAAGAATGCAAGAAAGCAAAACGGTCGGATCCCTGTACGAAGAATTCCTTCGGGAGAAACGAACGAATAGAAGATTCGAACTCGCAGGATTGTATATCGGCTACGGAGCTTACGTGGTCAGTTTATCCATCGTATTCGCTTTCAAAAAAGAGAATCCTCTCTTTGCAGCCATGTTTTTTTTAGGGTTATTCACCCGTACCGCAAGCCTCATGATCGGAAGGGTTTTCTTAGTGCCTAAGATCTTTTTAGGTCTCCTCTCCCCTAACTCCGCCGAACAAGAACTTTCCTGGGAAACGATCCGTTCTCATAAGGAAGAAATCGTTGGGAGACTCGCTCGAAATATATTCGGTTGGAACGACGCAAGCGAACTCTATTCCATGGGAAGAGAGGAAATGACTGAATTTGTTCGAAAGAATACGCAGATCAATTGGAGAAAAATAGGTAGAGTCTTTCTGTACTTTTACATTCCAATTTCATTATATATAACCTATCTTACTATCTATGCCTGGTTCTCATGAAAGGAATATTAGGTTTTTCTTTTTTTCTAATTCTTGTATCCTGTTCGGTAAAGACCGGGACGGATTCTCCTAGATTAGAAAGAGAAGAACTTTCCTTTACGGACAAGAAAGTTTGCATACTTCTTGCCGAATTGGGCGAAGGAAACTTGGTTCGAGTAGGAGAGAGTTCCTGCAAGCAAACTGCTCCTTCTATGTATATTTTTCAGCCTATTCTTGCACTCTCCGCTTTGGAGACAGGAAGCTTAAAAGATCCGCATGGAAATCTTCCTTGGGACAAGACCAAATTTCCCTATTTGCGTTGGCAGAAGGAACAAAATCTAAGATCCGCCTTAGAGAATTCAACGATCTGGTATTTTCAAAAACTTTGGATGGATACTGGAGCCTTAAAGATTCGGGCTTGGCTCGGTTCCGTAGGACTTCCTACATCCGTTCCCACGGATCCGAATCGCGCCTTCTGGATGGACGGAGGCTACGTTTGGACTGCGGAAGAATTCTATTCCTTCTTATGGAAACTATTCGATGGGGAATTAAACCTTCGCGAAAAGAATCTAAGATCGGTGTTGGAAGGATTAGAAAGAATTCCGGGAGAAGTTAAGAATCCCTCAGGCTCCCATCGACTGGATGGAAATTGGGGTCCTTACAAAGAGTTTTATTCGGATTCAGGAACAGGTTATGCGGGAGGAAGAAGCGTCTCTTGGTATTGGTTCTTTTGGAAAACCGAGAAGAAGTCTTATTTATTCCTTACAAGATTAGAGAGCGAGACAGAAACCTTTTCTTCTTTAGAAGCGGCAAAATTCGGAGTCGCCTATTTAAGGGAAAAAGGGATTTGGGAAAAATATTTCTCGAACTAATCCTTTCAGATTCTTCTTTTCTCTATTTATTAGTTTTAGCATTATGGAATATAATACTCGTCATTGGTTTTTTAGAATTTTAGAATGAAACGAAATGCTATCTTCTATTTCCTATTGATCCTATTCTCCGTCGCCGCTTTTCTATTCGTGGTGAAACAAGGCCAGCTCTTAGAGGTCGGCAAACTCGAAACCATTTCAACGCAAACCGCTGCGCCGGTTACGACAGACACCGCTATCGAAGCATGGAAAAAAGCGGGCGCACGTTTATGGAAAGGTTTCCATGAACCTCTTCCTCTTCTCTTATTACAAATTGCTGTCGTAATCATCGCAACCAGGATCGTAGGAAAATTGTCGGTAAAACTTCGACAGCCTTTCGTGATCGGAGAGATCTTGGCGGGTATCTTATTAGGGCCTTCTTTACTTGGAGCCATAGCACCAGAATCCTACCAGTTCTTATTTCCAAAGGCTTCCTTAGGATCTCTGCAGCTTTTAAGCCAGATCGGATTAGTATTCTTCATGTTCGTAGTAGGAATGGAATTGGATCTGAAGATCCTACGCAACCAAGCGGACTCGGCAATTCTCATCTCCCACGCAAGTATTCTTCTCCCATTCTTACTAGGGGCCATTCTTGCAATGTCCCTCTATAAGAATTTGGCTCCGGCAGGAGTAAATTTTCTCTCCTTTTCTTTATTCATGGGAATAGGCATGAGTATCACCGCCTTTCCGGTTCTTGCCAGGATCGTGCAAGAAAGAGGACTCACCAAAACAAAGTTAGGTGGTCTTGCACTCACCTGTGCCGCATCGGACGACCTAACCGCTTGGTGTCTTCTTGCATTAGTGATCGCATTAGTGCAAGCTGGAGGATTACTTCCTGCCCTACTTACCATCATTCTTGCAGTAATTTACGTTTTCTTTATGTGGAAGATCGTACAACCCGCCATGCACAGAGCAGGCAGAATCTTCACGAATAGAGAAGCATTTACTAAGATGGCGGTTGCCCTCTTCTTATTATTTCCGATCGCTTCTGCCTGGATTACCGAATCCATTGGAATTCACGCTCTATTCGGTGCATTCTTGGCCGGCGTGGTCATGCCAGATAAACCGAAACTCAGGACTCTTCTTGCAGAGAAGGTAGAAGACGTGAGCACTGCGATCTTTCTTCCCCTCTTTTTCGCGTTAACCGGCATACGGACCCAGATCGGGCTTTTAAACGAAGGTCATCTCTGGACAGATTTTCTATTGGTGCTTCTCGTTGCGATCTCCGGTAAATTCATTGGGAGCGCTGCCGCTGCCAAAGCCTCAGGAAAGAATTGGAAGGATTCTCTTTCTCTGGGTGCCCTCATGAATACAAGAGGGCTCATGGAGCTTATTGTATTGAATAT from Leptospira semungkisensis encodes the following:
- a CDS encoding cation:proton antiporter, which gives rise to MKRNAIFYFLLILFSVAAFLFVVKQGQLLEVGKLETISTQTAAPVTTDTAIEAWKKAGARLWKGFHEPLPLLLLQIAVVIIATRIVGKLSVKLRQPFVIGEILAGILLGPSLLGAIAPESYQFLFPKASLGSLQLLSQIGLVFFMFVVGMELDLKILRNQADSAILISHASILLPFLLGAILAMSLYKNLAPAGVNFLSFSLFMGIGMSITAFPVLARIVQERGLTKTKLGGLALTCAASDDLTAWCLLALVIALVQAGGLLPALLTIILAVIYVFFMWKIVQPAMHRAGRIFTNREAFTKMAVALFLLFPIASAWITESIGIHALFGAFLAGVVMPDKPKLRTLLAEKVEDVSTAIFLPLFFALTGIRTQIGLLNEGHLWTDFLLVLLVAISGKFIGSAAAAKASGKNWKDSLSLGALMNTRGLMELIVLNIGYDIGVLSSQVFSMMVLMALVTTYMTGPTLNLIDRLFAGEKDQKGEGILLAFALHSRGIDLLRLAGGLFDKGSKHKKVTALHLTPDSWISGKTAQKYEKTSFEPLFKLSKELGLRLSTLYKPSDNVTRDILKTIQSGNYSMFLTGGARSLFSDDVLGGKIRTLLSESDGNAGILVSEKLGDIKKIILAVYSDNDLGLLNLSQSLSKNLGAKLSLWDPRGRVPHLSQKDRNLLKKEKTPIVRGDDPHILSEADLILCGLETWEEETELRNWELADGAGLLLIRYKEQEN
- the flgA gene encoding flagellar basal body P-ring formation chaperone FlgA, which produces MSLRLSILICILAGIIDLRLGRLDAMDAVYLRGKLLTLKEEVLLSEIAKLPEGIKDRVILKNVKEPILLRPDDLRQILPEIPVSGKETLILPLNSELDPEDLQESLSKEIVKLPETKAEDFRITYMNGERSVPNKGVELKWAGLPQVLHAGQIVTSLDFYYENRKVHTQRIKFKVEKKTSALFANKQIPKGQKLKASDLEERIVYMEDTFTDGISNTDIGSTALKDIQTGELLRKKQFRFLYDVQRGGDVQLVYTKGNLVIKAKTKALSSGNIGESVEVSSHSKEGKLVARVVEKGTVLLEN
- the flgG gene encoding flagellar basal-body rod protein FlgG encodes the protein MMRSLWTAATGMVAQQFHIDTISNNLANVNTTGFKKNRADFEDLVYQHMVLAGTPATSVSEIPTGVNVGHGVRAAASQKLFEIGSFQATGNKLDLAITSEMGFFKIQMPDGSFAYTRDGSYKIDSNQQVVTSNGYLLEPPLILPEGAILNTLMISEQGEVTVKIGADIRPTVIGQVELYRFVNPAGLQAIGKNLFQETVASGPEIPGTPGMEGFGNVLQGFLEMSNVKIVEEMVNMIVAQRAYESNSKAIQTSDNMLSTAIGLKR
- a CDS encoding DNA methyltransferase; translation: MNGAVRKKERKILTGEFWTSKQRQAHPIHYVVSYRASFKPELPSFFMGKYLGNKRGVVFDPFGGRGTTSVQANLEGHTAIHNDISPMSLFLARARQYVPSLEKLEKTLFSLDLKKKLPEEKEDSDLLHFYHKDTLREIKNFKKILANEDSPELRYLGLTALSRLHGHSNGFFSVYSFPQISIPPLAQKKNNEKKGMVPDYREIQPRIFQKMKRDLKEILPPFYHEYSSRNIYTNNSSLDLLDLSENAVDLVVTSPPFLDKVNYEEDNWLRYWFLDIQLEKDQKPSIFATLAGWCEFIQGTLSELSRVVKPGGVVVMEVGEVRKGKTVFNLDEYVIRCAENTGLVWENTYINDQKFTKLANCWNVSNNEKGTNSNRCVVFRNLK
- a CDS encoding penicillin-binding transpeptidase domain-containing protein, with product MKGILGFSFFLILVSCSVKTGTDSPRLEREELSFTDKKVCILLAELGEGNLVRVGESSCKQTAPSMYIFQPILALSALETGSLKDPHGNLPWDKTKFPYLRWQKEQNLRSALENSTIWYFQKLWMDTGALKIRAWLGSVGLPTSVPTDPNRAFWMDGGYVWTAEEFYSFLWKLFDGELNLREKNLRSVLEGLERIPGEVKNPSGSHRLDGNWGPYKEFYSDSGTGYAGGRSVSWYWFFWKTEKKSYLFLTRLESETETFSSLEAAKFGVAYLREKGIWEKYFSN